The following are encoded in a window of Cryptomeria japonica unplaced genomic scaffold, Sugi_1.0 HiC_scaffold_22, whole genome shotgun sequence genomic DNA:
- the LOC131057904 gene encoding small ribosomal subunit protein uS13m-like: MSHLVLGTRLVPSGQVRIAPTEIFGIGPKEATQVRYRLGLSENIRVNESTKYQIDRLEQIIGRGRDYVVRWELAKVKRADIERLIPISRHRGIRHKDGLPLRGQRTHTNARTCRAARNRSRSSV, from the coding sequence ATGTCACATTTAGTACTAGGAACTAGATTAGTTCCCAGTGGACAAGTAAGAATCGCCCCAACCGAAATTTTTGGAATTGGACCCAAAGAAGCCACTCAGGTTCGTTATCGATTGGGTCTCAGTGAGAACATAAGGGTGAATGAGTCGACTAAGTATCAGATCGACCGACTTGAACAAATAATAGGTCGAGGCCGAGATTATGTTGTTCGTTGGGAATTGGCGAAGGTCAAACGAGCAGACATCGAACGATTAATTCCTATTTCTCGTCATCGCGGAATTCGTCATAAAGATGGATTGCCCTTACGCGGTCAACGAACTCATACTAATGCTAGGACTTGCCGCGCCGCAAGAAATCGTAGCCGATCGAGCGTATAA
- the LOC131057905 gene encoding NADH-ubiquinone oxidoreductase chain 1: protein MTTIHTSITEPLENRSRSSGRHRFMHDHPLVNRKSETYIAILAEIPGMIIPLPPGVAFSVSAERKVMAFVQRRKGPNVVGSFGLLQPLADGSKSAIKEPIPPSSANFSLSRLAPVVTSMLSSVARAVVPFDYGMVSSDPDIGILHLSAISSLGVYGIIIAGWSSN from the coding sequence ATGACGACTATTCATACCTCAATAACCGAACCCCTCGAGAATAGGTCTCGTTCTTCGGGTCGACATCGTTTCATGCATGATCACCCCTTAGTGAATAGGAAATCGGAAACGTACATTGCTATTCTAGCGGAAATACCCGGAATGATCATACCACTTCCACCAGGAGTAGCCTTCTCAGTGTCAGCCGAACGTAAAGTAATGGCTTTCGTGCAACGTCGAAAGGGTCCCAATGTAGTTGGATCGTTCGGATTGTTACAACCTCTAGCAGATGGTTCGAAATCAGCTATAAAAGAACCTATTCCACCAAGTAGTGCCAATTTCTCTCTCTCTAGACTGGCTCCAGTGGTGACATCTATGCTCAGTTCGGTTGCCCGGGCCGTTGTACCTTTTGATTATGGTATGGTATCGTCAGATCCGGACATAGGTATACTTCATCTGTCTGCAATATCCTCGCTAGGTGTTTATGGAATTATCATAGCAGGTTGGTCTAGTAATTAG